AGCGCGCGCCTGCGGCCGCTGCGTGTCCGGCATTTGAATTGCGCTTCCGCCATCTTTCCAGCCCTCACTTAGATGGGCGCCGAGACGCTTTTGGAAGTAACATCGTAATGGCTGCCCAAGGAGAACTCCAAGTTCAGTTCAAACTTGTATTGGTTGCTGATGGTGGTCCTGGAAAAACTACATTCGTGAAACGTCATCTGACTGGTGAATTTGAGAAGAAGTATGTAGCCACCTTGGGTGTTGAGGTCCATCCTCTTGAGTTCCATACCAACGGAGGACAGATTAAGTTCAGTGTGTGGGATACAGCTGGTCAGGAGAAATTTGGTGGACTGAGAGATGGCTGTTACATACAAGCTCAGTGTGCCGTTATAATGTTTGACGTAACATCGAGAGTTACTTACAAGAATGTGTCTAACTGGCATAGAGATCTGGTACGAGTGTGTGAGAACATCCCGATTGTGTTGTGTGGCAACAAAGTGGATGTTAAGGACAGAAAGATTAAGGCCAAGTCAGTTGCCTTCCACCGAAAGAAGAATCTTCAGTACTATGACATTTCTGCCAAAAGTAACTGTAACTTTGAAAAGCCCTTCCTCTGGCTTGCTAGAAAACTGATAGGAGACCCTAACTTGGAGTTTGTCGCCATGCCTGCTCTTGCCCTGCCAGAGGTGGTCATGGGCCCAGCCTTGGCAGCACAGTTTGAGCACGATTTAGAGGTTGCTCAGACAGCTGCTCTCCCAGATGAAGAAGATAACCTGTGAGAAAGTGAGGCTGGGGCCCAGCGTCAGAAGTCTAGTTTTATAGGCAACTGTCCTGTGATGTCAGCGGTGCAGCGTGTTTGCCACTTTATTATATAGCTAAGCAGAACATGTGCTTAGTCTTTGGATGCTGAAGGAAACAGCTTTGGAGTGAAtgtggaagtttaaaaaaaaaactcagtttttGGACCTGCATATTTAGGTGTTTTGGAACACAGTTGTTTCCTCCTTGACTTTCAAATATAAGACTGCTGTAGTCGCATGACAATATTGAGAGGTGCAATCTTGTTTGTTACTGCCATTCCCATTCCTTTCCGTTTAGAATCAGAGTAAAGTTGTATTTCAAAtatctaacaacaacaacaaaaagcaaaaacatgacCTATGGGGTGAAGAGACATTTAATTAGTCATTATGAGTATGACGAGTTAAATCAAAAATTCTCTTTGGAAAGAGAAGTTGTTCTCTGCTCTCCTAGGCGGTTGGTCTGAAGTCATTTTATTGGCTCGGGTGCAGGCTTTTTCAGTCCCAATGTGTTCAACCTAATAACAGCCTACCACTTGTGCGTATGGGCCCTAGTGGctcagtcccttggactgcaaggagagccaaccgataaatcctaaaggaaaacagtcctgaatattaattggaagggctgaagctgaaactccaatattttggcaacctgatgcaaagaaactgattcattggaaaagaccctgatgctgggaaagattgagggcaggaggagaagaggatgagagaggagaagatggtcggatggcatcaccaactcaatgaacatgagtttgagcaaactctgggagtttgtgatggacagggagacctgacatgcagtccatggggctgcaaagagtcagacgtgactgagtgactgaatgaactgagtggctcagtggtaaagaatccgtctaccAATGCTTGAGACTcatgttcaatccttgggttgggaaggtccctggagaaggaaatggccaccccctccagtattcttgcggagaatcccatggacagaggagtctggtgggcaatgtccatggagtcacaaaagaattggacacgacttagtgactaaagaacaacgaCGACGACCTGCACTTACACTTCACTCCTGCCGCTGCAACATATGCCCTGAGCAGCTGATTTCTGCTCCT
This genomic stretch from Muntiacus reevesi chromosome 4, mMunRee1.1, whole genome shotgun sequence harbors:
- the LOC136167687 gene encoding GTP-binding nuclear protein Ran-like, translating into MAAQGELQVQFKLVLVADGGPGKTTFVKRHLTGEFEKKYVATLGVEVHPLEFHTNGGQIKFSVWDTAGQEKFGGLRDGCYIQAQCAVIMFDVTSRVTYKNVSNWHRDLVRVCENIPIVLCGNKVDVKDRKIKAKSVAFHRKKNLQYYDISAKSNCNFEKPFLWLARKLIGDPNLEFVAMPALALPEVVMGPALAAQFEHDLEVAQTAALPDEEDNL